A genomic segment from Vibrio panuliri encodes:
- a CDS encoding sugar ABC transporter ATP-binding protein, which translates to MSGTPFITLKQVSKHFGSVKALDGINLTFNQGEVHCLAGKNGCGKSTLFKVISGVHAPEKGAEIILGGKTYARLNPQQSIEHGIQVIYQDLSLFPNLTVAENIAIQDHVEWTKGLVQQKRIQEIALKAMAKVGVKLPLERRVEQLSIAECQLVAICRAMASDAKLMIMDEPTASLTRTEVNHLIEVVADLKAKGVTVVFVSHKLDEVMEISDRITVIRDGRTVGTYQADEVDSDELAFLMTGQRFEFTPLAPYQQQGEVKLEVKNLTKQGQFSDISFAVRKGEIVSITGLLGAGRTELCMALFGMTQPDSGEILVNNQVMSFASNRDAIAQGIGYVSEDRMSTGLVMEQAIQDNITASVLNRLRKPSGFLDHLKANKLVSTLISSLSIKVADPKLPVTSLSGGNAQRISIAKWIAAEPEVLILDSPTVGVDVANKEAIYNIAKDLAAQGIAIIMVSDEIPEVFYNSHRVIVMKEGRFTHDFQPTHSSEQEIMEAVNA; encoded by the coding sequence ATGTCTGGTACTCCTTTTATTACTCTCAAACAGGTGTCAAAACACTTTGGCTCTGTGAAAGCACTAGATGGCATTAACCTCACTTTTAACCAAGGCGAAGTACATTGCTTAGCGGGCAAAAATGGCTGCGGTAAAAGTACGTTGTTTAAAGTTATCTCTGGTGTTCATGCTCCTGAGAAAGGTGCAGAAATCATACTTGGCGGAAAAACATACGCCCGTCTAAATCCACAGCAATCAATCGAACACGGCATTCAGGTTATTTATCAAGATCTCTCCTTGTTTCCTAATCTCACCGTGGCAGAAAACATCGCAATCCAAGATCATGTTGAGTGGACCAAGGGTCTGGTGCAACAAAAACGAATTCAAGAAATTGCCCTAAAGGCGATGGCTAAAGTGGGCGTGAAGCTGCCGCTTGAGAGACGTGTGGAGCAACTCTCCATCGCAGAGTGTCAACTGGTTGCAATTTGCCGCGCAATGGCTTCCGACGCCAAATTAATGATCATGGATGAGCCTACGGCATCATTGACTCGAACTGAGGTGAATCACTTAATCGAAGTGGTTGCAGATCTTAAAGCCAAAGGGGTCACGGTGGTTTTTGTTAGCCACAAACTCGATGAGGTTATGGAGATCTCAGACCGAATTACGGTGATTCGTGATGGCCGCACAGTGGGGACTTACCAAGCCGATGAAGTAGACAGTGATGAGTTGGCATTTTTAATGACAGGCCAACGTTTTGAATTTACGCCTCTTGCACCTTATCAGCAGCAAGGGGAAGTGAAACTGGAAGTGAAGAACCTAACCAAACAGGGGCAGTTTAGCGATATATCATTTGCGGTTCGCAAGGGAGAGATCGTATCAATCACTGGTCTGTTAGGTGCGGGGCGGACGGAACTATGCATGGCGCTGTTTGGCATGACTCAGCCCGATAGTGGTGAAATCTTGGTGAATAACCAAGTCATGTCATTTGCCTCTAACCGAGATGCGATTGCTCAAGGTATTGGCTATGTATCCGAAGACCGTATGTCGACGGGCTTGGTCATGGAGCAAGCGATTCAAGATAACATTACAGCATCCGTTTTAAATCGTTTACGTAAACCTTCAGGCTTTTTGGATCATCTTAAAGCGAACAAGTTGGTTTCGACCTTAATTTCGTCTCTATCGATTAAAGTGGCGGACCCTAAACTGCCAGTGACCAGCCTCTCTGGCGGTAACGCACAACGGATTTCGATCGCTAAGTGGATAGCAGCGGAGCCTGAAGTATTGATCTTAGACTCTCCGACTGTGGGCGTGGATGTGGCTAATAAGGAAGCCATATACAACATTGCCAAAGACCTTGCTGCGCAAGGCATTGCTATCATCATGGTCAGCGATGAGATCCCAGAAGTGTTTTATAACAGTCACCGCGTGATTGTGATGAAAGAAGGACGTTTTACTCATGACTTCCAACCTACTCACTCTTCAGAGCAAGAAATTATGGAGGCAGTCAATGCTTAA
- a CDS encoding ABC transporter permease, producing the protein MLNKFSCSLAAFAKRHEFYLSLMIVLIVAVLSFTTADFLTLGNIFDMSVSSAILGIMACGLFVVLIAGGIDISFPATAAIAQYIAATYILSIGGNFLIAFGIAAVVGVLLGMINATLVYKLKVPAIIITISTLNVFFGLLIYFSNGEWLYGFPDWFMYGIELFTFTGSDGYDYGLSLPIITLIAMIALTSFLMSKTRLGRQIYAVGGNADAASRIGINIFGINLFVYGYMGALAGIASVVQTQITQSVAPNSLMGFELTVLAAVVLGGTSMTGGKGTLFGVVLGVILLAVVKNGLTLLGVPSYWHTVVTGLIIVCSISMTALNEKKQAVQGA; encoded by the coding sequence ATGCTTAATAAATTCAGTTGCTCATTGGCTGCCTTTGCCAAACGCCATGAGTTTTACCTTTCGCTAATGATTGTGCTGATTGTTGCCGTGTTGTCATTCACGACAGCAGACTTTTTGACCCTTGGTAATATTTTCGATATGTCGGTGAGCTCGGCCATTCTCGGGATTATGGCTTGTGGGTTGTTCGTTGTTCTGATCGCGGGTGGGATCGATATTTCGTTTCCAGCGACAGCGGCTATCGCTCAGTACATAGCCGCCACCTACATTCTTTCCATCGGTGGTAATTTTTTGATTGCCTTTGGCATTGCCGCGGTTGTTGGTGTGTTGCTGGGGATGATTAACGCTACTTTAGTGTACAAGCTAAAAGTGCCCGCCATCATTATTACGATCTCAACCCTGAATGTCTTTTTTGGTTTGCTGATCTATTTCAGCAACGGCGAGTGGTTATACGGTTTCCCTGATTGGTTTATGTATGGCATTGAGCTCTTTACCTTCACTGGTAGTGATGGTTACGACTATGGCCTGTCTTTACCGATTATTACCTTGATTGCAATGATTGCTCTGACTTCTTTCTTGATGTCGAAAACTCGCTTAGGGCGTCAGATTTATGCGGTTGGCGGTAACGCAGATGCGGCGAGCCGTATCGGTATCAATATCTTTGGTATCAACTTGTTTGTGTATGGTTATATGGGCGCGCTTGCGGGTATCGCTTCGGTGGTACAAACCCAGATCACCCAATCTGTTGCTCCTAACTCATTGATGGGTTTTGAGCTAACCGTATTAGCGGCTGTTGTGCTAGGTGGTACGAGTATGACGGGCGGCAAAGGTACGCTGTTTGGTGTGGTGCTTGGTGTGATTTTGCTGGCGGTGGTAAAAAATGGTCTGACGCTACTTGGCGTTCCTTCATACTGGCATACGGTCGTGACGGGTTTGATCATCGTGTGCAGCATCAGTATGACTGCGCTTAACGAGAAAAAACAAGCGGTGCAGGGGGCATAA
- a CDS encoding ABC transporter permease — translation MEQVLNSLKMPTDRNIRYLLVILVGILVVMGFSSGQAFFSLDNLQSMSSQMPLLGLLALGMAVCMLTGGINLSIIATTNACGLVMASIITLAPDSSAMLVLALAGGLITAVVIGLLNGALIAYVGVSPILATLGMMTLINGLNVLISGGSVISGFPQALLVLGNGSLLGIPMPLILFVLFAIALWALLEHTSLGRTIYMMGSNEKATRFSGINTQKATLYVYIISSILCWVAAIVMMAKFNSAKAGYGESYLLIAILASVLGGINPDGGFGRIVGIGLALIVLQTLESGLNLLGVSSYLTMALWGGILILFIFLQKNKA, via the coding sequence ATGGAACAAGTACTTAATAGTTTAAAAATGCCAACCGATAGAAATATTCGCTACTTGTTAGTGATTTTAGTTGGCATCCTCGTGGTGATGGGTTTCTCAAGTGGGCAAGCGTTTTTCTCACTGGATAACCTGCAATCCATGTCTTCGCAAATGCCTTTGCTTGGTTTGTTGGCGCTAGGTATGGCGGTCTGCATGCTCACTGGTGGTATCAACCTGTCGATCATTGCAACGACCAACGCGTGTGGCTTAGTGATGGCAAGTATTATCACCCTTGCGCCAGACAGTTCTGCGATGTTGGTGCTAGCGTTAGCGGGTGGTTTGATTACTGCGGTCGTTATCGGGCTGCTTAATGGTGCGTTAATTGCCTATGTTGGAGTATCTCCGATTCTTGCAACGCTGGGTATGATGACATTGATCAATGGTCTTAACGTGTTGATTTCTGGCGGTAGTGTTATCTCGGGTTTCCCTCAAGCGCTGTTGGTTCTTGGTAACGGTTCTTTGCTCGGTATTCCAATGCCGTTGATCCTATTTGTGCTGTTTGCTATTGCATTGTGGGCGCTGCTTGAACACACCAGTTTAGGACGCACCATCTATATGATGGGATCCAATGAGAAAGCGACTCGTTTTTCGGGAATCAATACCCAAAAAGCAACGCTGTATGTCTACATTATTTCATCAATCCTGTGTTGGGTGGCTGCTATCGTGATGATGGCCAAATTTAACTCGGCCAAAGCGGGCTACGGTGAGTCATATTTGCTGATTGCTATCTTGGCTTCGGTGTTAGGTGGCATCAACCCTGATGGTGGTTTTGGTCGCATTGTGGGTATCGGCCTTGCTTTGATCGTACTGCAAACACTGGAAAGTGGTCTTAACTTGCTGGGAGTGAGTAGCTATCTCACGATGGCACTTTGGGGCGGTATCTTGATCCTATTTATCTTCTTACAAAAAAATAAGGCTTAA